One window of the Streptomyces asoensis genome contains the following:
- a CDS encoding ATP-binding protein encodes MPVGSHADGDGCTAPDEHLMRAGHALGGDVGCIADARHHAAAFLDRAVVEHHLPLSARAKDLTQLVVSELVTNARKYAPGPVLMELRITAHAVDVVVWDSDPTVPAPRASDPGRIGQHGLEIVKAVTEGLTIEQQPVGKRVTARIALRDPLAATPPPAA; translated from the coding sequence ATGCCAGTGGGATCCCACGCCGACGGTGACGGCTGTACGGCGCCGGACGAACACCTGATGCGTGCCGGTCACGCCCTGGGCGGAGACGTGGGCTGTATCGCCGACGCCCGCCACCACGCCGCCGCCTTCCTCGACCGGGCCGTCGTCGAGCACCACCTGCCCTTATCCGCAAGGGCCAAGGACCTCACCCAGTTGGTGGTCAGCGAGCTGGTCACCAACGCCCGTAAGTACGCTCCCGGCCCCGTCCTGATGGAGCTGCGCATCACCGCCCACGCCGTGGACGTCGTCGTGTGGGACAGCGATCCGACTGTTCCCGCACCCCGGGCAAGCGATCCCGGCCGGATCGGCCAGCACGGCTTGGAGATCGTCAAGGCCGTCACCGAGGGCCTCACCATCGAGCAGCAGCCGGTCGGCAAACGCGTCACGGCCCGCATCGCCCTGCGCGACCCCCTGGCAGCGACACCGCCGCCCGCAGCCTGA
- a CDS encoding carbohydrate kinase family protein — protein MSPRQITVLGECVADAFTESANASNELALRVLPGGGPANTAVSLARLGTSARFLARLSGDVFGRLFRAHLEASGVDLSYAVAAAEPSTLAVAELDATGQAAFSFHAQNTADWQWTPEELARVDLSETACVHTGSLALVREPGGPVVEEFLAAAAPKATISIDPNVRPLLVRPEVYRARLAQWCGLADILRLSEDDLELLLPGTPPEQACDTWHAAGVRLVVITLGADGALASLDGERLRVPAVATRVVDTVGAGDSFTAGLLHHLGARGLLGGRLAGLGLDEVAAACRFGTRVAALTCSVAGPNPPWRNQLEQLTTAGGA, from the coding sequence ATGAGCCCGCGTCAGATCACCGTTCTGGGAGAGTGCGTCGCGGACGCCTTCACCGAATCGGCAAACGCCTCGAACGAACTCGCCCTGCGGGTGCTGCCGGGCGGCGGACCTGCGAATACGGCGGTGTCCCTGGCCAGACTGGGCACCTCGGCCCGCTTCCTGGCGCGGCTGTCCGGCGATGTGTTCGGCCGCCTGTTCCGGGCCCACCTGGAGGCGTCCGGCGTGGACCTGTCGTACGCCGTGGCGGCCGCCGAGCCCAGCACGCTCGCCGTGGCGGAGCTGGATGCCACCGGGCAGGCCGCGTTCTCGTTCCACGCGCAGAACACGGCCGACTGGCAGTGGACTCCGGAGGAACTGGCAAGGGTGGATCTGTCCGAAACGGCCTGCGTGCACACCGGGTCGCTGGCGCTGGTCCGGGAGCCCGGCGGGCCGGTGGTGGAGGAGTTCCTGGCTGCGGCGGCTCCGAAGGCCACCATCAGCATCGACCCCAACGTCCGGCCGCTGCTGGTGCGCCCCGAGGTCTACCGCGCCCGGCTGGCGCAGTGGTGCGGTCTCGCCGACATCCTGCGCCTGAGCGAGGACGACCTGGAACTCCTCCTGCCGGGCACTCCGCCGGAGCAGGCGTGCGACACCTGGCATGCCGCGGGCGTACGGCTCGTCGTGATCACGCTCGGCGCCGACGGCGCCCTGGCCTCGCTCGACGGCGAACGGCTGCGGGTGCCCGCGGTGGCCACGCGCGTCGTCGACACCGTCGGCGCGGGGGACTCGTTCACCGCCGGCCTGCTGCACCATCTCGGCGCCCGCGGACTCCTCGGTGGCCGGCTGGCCGGTCTCGGTCTCGACGAGGTCGCGGCAGCCTGCCGGTTCGGCACTCGGGTCGCGGCCCTGACCTGCTCGGTCGCCGGTCCCAATCCGCCGTGGCGGAACCAGTTGGAGCAGCTGACGACCGCCGGCGGCGCCTGA
- a CDS encoding putative quinol monooxygenase, which yields MKKTLLAEFTAREGAQDEVARLIGDYALKVREEEGNIAFDVYTKEADPRAFWIFEVYRDEDAFQAHLKAPYGGPFNALLVPLIEEDASVLTFLDPLA from the coding sequence GTGAAGAAGACCCTGCTCGCCGAGTTCACCGCCCGCGAGGGAGCGCAGGACGAGGTCGCCCGTCTGATCGGCGACTACGCCCTGAAGGTGCGCGAGGAGGAAGGCAACATCGCCTTCGACGTCTACACCAAGGAAGCCGACCCGCGCGCTTTCTGGATCTTCGAGGTGTACCGGGACGAGGACGCCTTCCAGGCGCACCTGAAGGCCCCCTACGGCGGCCCTTTCAACGCCCTCCTGGTCCCGCTGATCGAAGAGGACGCCTCCGTGCTGACCTTCCTCGATCCACTGGCGTGA
- a CDS encoding STAS domain-containing protein: protein MTHIEQADRPDRFSVVHRMVGGVRVVTVEGEIDHDVRELLSAALLSGDGAAPPSRVVVDLSGVTFMDSSGINVFVTAHQAVSATEGWLRIAAARKPVLHVLQLVGIDALITCHPTVEQALEP from the coding sequence GTGACCCACATCGAGCAAGCGGACCGGCCGGACCGGTTCTCCGTCGTACACCGCATGGTCGGTGGCGTGCGTGTCGTGACCGTGGAGGGCGAGATCGACCACGACGTCAGGGAGTTGCTCAGCGCAGCCCTGTTGTCCGGGGACGGCGCGGCGCCGCCGTCGCGGGTCGTGGTGGACCTCAGCGGCGTGACCTTCATGGACTCCAGCGGCATCAACGTCTTCGTCACCGCCCACCAGGCCGTCAGTGCCACCGAGGGGTGGCTGCGTATCGCCGCCGCGCGGAAGCCCGTCCTGCACGTCCTCCAGCTGGTCGGCATCGACGCCCTCATCACCTGTCACCCCACCGTCGAGCAGGCCCTGGAGCCCTGA
- a CDS encoding glycoside hydrolase family 32 protein: MSSRRVSRHARVRMTAAVATVCALSAAPLAPQAVAADTPPYSETYRPQFHFTPEKNWMNDPNGLVYYQGEYHLFYQYNPNGNSWGDMSWGHAVSKDLVHWEELPLALSHDDEEMVFSGSAVVDRDNTTGFGTTKNPAMVAIYTSAYKNGGKQAQSLAYSTDRGRTWTKYQGNPVIDIGSKDFRDPKVQWYAPTKSWLMTVSMSAEHKVRFYSSKNLKDWELQSEFGPSGATGGVWECPDLFPLAVDGDKEKIKWVLVVNINPGGIAGGSAAQYFVGDFDGKKFTADDKGTYTPPTGTVVQDFEGADFGSWTTTGTAFGQAPAAGAVDGQGTVDGFDGKGLANSFHSGDATTGTLTSPSFTVDSKYLNFKVGGGRHPHVDGTVMEQGPPPAGTVLADFEGGTYGDWTTTGDAFGTTPAAGTLPDQQEVSGFLGSGLVNSYLNGDSTTGTLTSPEFTIDKDYVDFLVGGGNHPVGSDNPTAVELLVDGQVVRSTTGQDGEALNWASWDVKDLAGKKAQIKIVDDNSGGWGHLNVDHIMLSDTQARPVSQETAVNLIVDGKVVRSATGSNSETLDWASFDMRPYAGKQAQIQIVDMNTAGWGHLLADRFTAADTAAKSVVQRADWADYGKDYYAAVSWENTPGGKRYMIGWMNNWDYSGAIPTSPWRGAQSIPREMALRTVDGSIRLTSEPVNSVTSLRQKSPASAAGVTVKNASKPLIGPAAQGKALDIEATFSLEDADRFGLKVRAGADGEETVIGYDTTTQELYVDRTHSGAVDFNSTFPGVQTAPLKAKNGKVKLRILVDWSSVEVFGGSGEAVITDQIFPDPAGQGVQVFAENGSVKLDEAVVWHLDSAHK; this comes from the coding sequence ATGAGCTCAAGACGTGTATCCCGGCATGCCCGCGTGCGGATGACAGCGGCGGTGGCGACCGTCTGCGCCCTGTCCGCAGCCCCGCTCGCCCCCCAGGCCGTAGCCGCCGACACCCCGCCGTACTCCGAGACCTACCGGCCCCAGTTCCACTTCACGCCGGAGAAGAACTGGATGAACGACCCCAACGGCCTCGTGTACTACCAGGGCGAATACCACCTCTTCTACCAGTACAACCCCAACGGCAACTCCTGGGGCGACATGTCCTGGGGCCACGCGGTGAGCAAGGACCTCGTGCACTGGGAGGAGTTGCCGCTCGCCCTGTCGCACGACGACGAGGAGATGGTGTTCTCCGGCAGCGCGGTCGTCGACCGGGACAACACCACCGGGTTCGGTACGACGAAGAACCCGGCCATGGTGGCGATCTACACCAGCGCCTACAAGAACGGCGGCAAGCAGGCCCAGTCGCTCGCCTACAGCACCGACCGCGGCCGCACCTGGACCAAGTACCAGGGCAATCCCGTCATCGACATCGGCTCCAAGGACTTCCGCGACCCCAAGGTCCAGTGGTACGCGCCGACGAAGAGCTGGCTGATGACGGTGTCGATGTCCGCCGAGCACAAGGTGCGGTTCTACTCGTCCAAGAACCTCAAGGACTGGGAGCTGCAGAGCGAGTTCGGGCCGTCCGGCGCGACGGGCGGCGTGTGGGAGTGCCCCGACCTGTTCCCCCTCGCGGTCGACGGGGACAAGGAGAAGATCAAGTGGGTCCTGGTCGTCAACATCAACCCCGGCGGCATCGCGGGCGGCTCGGCCGCCCAGTACTTCGTCGGCGACTTCGACGGCAAGAAGTTCACCGCCGACGACAAGGGCACCTACACCCCGCCCACCGGCACGGTCGTGCAGGACTTCGAGGGCGCCGACTTCGGCTCGTGGACGACCACGGGCACCGCGTTCGGCCAGGCGCCGGCAGCCGGGGCGGTGGACGGCCAGGGCACGGTCGACGGGTTCGACGGCAAGGGCCTCGCCAACAGCTTCCACTCGGGTGACGCCACCACCGGCACCCTGACCTCGCCCTCCTTCACCGTCGACAGCAAGTACCTGAACTTCAAGGTCGGCGGCGGTCGGCACCCGCACGTCGACGGAACCGTCATGGAGCAGGGCCCGCCGCCCGCGGGCACGGTCCTCGCCGACTTCGAGGGCGGCACCTACGGCGACTGGACGACCACCGGGGACGCCTTCGGCACCACACCGGCCGCCGGCACCCTCCCCGACCAGCAGGAGGTCTCCGGCTTCCTGGGCAGTGGCCTGGTCAACAGCTACCTGAACGGCGACTCCACCACCGGCACCCTGACCTCGCCCGAGTTCACCATCGACAAGGACTACGTCGACTTCCTGGTCGGCGGCGGCAACCACCCCGTCGGCTCCGACAACCCGACCGCCGTCGAACTCCTCGTCGACGGCCAGGTGGTCCGCAGCACCACAGGACAGGACGGCGAGGCACTCAACTGGGCCTCCTGGGACGTCAAGGACCTCGCCGGCAAGAAGGCCCAGATCAAGATCGTCGACGACAACAGCGGCGGCTGGGGCCACCTCAACGTCGACCACATCATGCTCTCGGACACCCAGGCCCGGCCTGTCTCCCAGGAGACGGCCGTCAACCTGATCGTCGACGGCAAGGTCGTCCGCAGCGCCACCGGCTCCAACAGCGAGACCCTGGACTGGGCCTCCTTCGACATGCGCCCCTACGCCGGCAAACAGGCGCAGATCCAGATCGTCGACATGAACACCGCCGGCTGGGGCCACCTCCTCGCCGACCGGTTCACCGCCGCCGACACGGCCGCGAAGTCCGTCGTGCAGCGCGCCGACTGGGCCGACTACGGCAAGGACTACTACGCGGCGGTGTCCTGGGAGAACACGCCGGGCGGCAAGCGTTACATGATCGGCTGGATGAACAACTGGGACTACAGCGGGGCCATCCCCACGTCACCCTGGCGCGGCGCGCAGAGCATCCCCCGGGAGATGGCCCTGCGTACGGTCGACGGCAGCATCCGGCTGACCAGCGAGCCCGTGAACAGCGTGACGTCCCTGCGGCAGAAGTCCCCGGCGTCCGCGGCCGGCGTCACCGTCAAGAACGCCTCCAAGCCCCTGATCGGCCCCGCGGCCCAGGGCAAGGCGCTCGACATCGAGGCGACGTTCTCTCTCGAGGACGCCGACCGGTTCGGCCTGAAGGTACGCGCGGGAGCCGATGGCGAGGAGACCGTCATCGGCTACGACACCACGACACAGGAGCTGTACGTCGACCGCACCCACTCCGGCGCCGTCGACTTCAACAGCACCTTCCCCGGCGTCCAGACCGCACCGCTGAAGGCCAAGAACGGCAAGGTGAAGCTGCGGATCCTCGTCGACTGGTCGTCCGTCGAGGTCTTCGGCGGCAGCGGCGAAGCCGTCATCACCGACCAGATCTTCCCCGACCCCGCCGGCCAGGGAGTGCAGGTCTTCGCCGAGAACGGCTCGGTGAAGCTGGACGAGGCCGTGGTCTGGCACCTCGACTCCGCCCACAAGTGA